In Mercurialis annua linkage group LG6, ddMerAnnu1.2, whole genome shotgun sequence, the following are encoded in one genomic region:
- the LOC126685691 gene encoding cell division topological specificity factor homolog, chloroplastic: MAISGDLRVSAATLLPFRTSPFLSPNSKVEFTVFPGGGSSTSANTHKWPSIMVDKCKTHEQSRRFSGLSRDYELSSTSISEEAETFLMNAINLSFFERLNLAWKIIFPSPARRNSSNARIAKQRLKMILFSDRCAVSDEAKRKIVNNIVHALSEFVEIESQDKVQLNVTADSDVGTVYSVTVPVRRVRPEYQDAEEAGTITNIEYKDTGETSGSVDVRFDFFVPDERTR, translated from the exons ATGGCAATTTCGGGAGATTTAAGGGTCTCTGCTGCCACACTGCTGCCTTTTCGAACATCCCCGTTCCTTTCGCCCAATTCCAAG GTAGAGTTTACTGTTTTCCCTGGTGGAGGATCTAGCACTTCCGCAAACACACACAAATGGCCAAGTATCATGGTTGATAAATGTAAAACGCATGAGCAATCCAGACGGTTCTCTGGTTTAAGCAGAGATTATGAGCTATCTTCTACTTCAATTAGTGAAGAAGCTGAAACGTTTCTCATGAATGCCATTAACTTGAGCTTCTTTGAGCGTTTGAACTTGGCATGGAAGATAATATTCCCATCACCAGCAAGAAGAAACAGCTCAAATGCAAGGATTGCCAAACAGCGTTTGAAGATGATTCTTTTCTCTGACAGATGTGCAGTCAGTGATGAGGCAAAACGGAAGATTGTCAACAACATTGTGCACGCTCTATCAGAATTTGTTGAGATAGAATCGCAGGATAAAGTCCAGCTGAATGTCACAGCTGATTCTGATGTTGGGACTGTTTACTCTGTCACAGTGCCTGTACGCCGGGTGCGACCTGAATATCAGGATGCAGAAGAGGCTGGAACAATAACAAACATCGAGTACAAAGATACTGGAGAGACTTCTGGTTCTGTAGATGTTCGATTTGATTTCTTCGTCCCGGATGAGAGAACCCGGTGA
- the LOC126687230 gene encoding protein RETARDED ROOT GROWTH, mitochondrial has protein sequence MGRWRATASLLLNHITRNTSNSLSNPSSSLHSNIRHFYPLARSANNCNSLLGLRSFSAITSRVSAFDNEFEFGSNDLASFYDFGPKEDEEVGKIPVKAYFLSTSIDLKRMQSDNLINVVPPTSRSTNYTVLRYCGFPSEMTALGVKDYIKCQYMVVFHYGSAVLFNIEDHEVENYLEVVRRYASGLLPEMRKDDYAIKEKPLLVEDMRGGPDYIVLKTLDTDSIRIMGSVLGQSIALDYFVSQVDGMVEEFAGINRAMEKTGTFTMDRKKLIQLVGKANSNLADVILKVGLFERSEIAWRDAKYAQIYEYLREEYEVTQRFGNLDFKLKFVEHNIHFLQEVIQNRRSDLLEWCIIFLLSVENIISLYEIVKG, from the exons ATGGGCAGATGGCGAGCTACTGCTTCTCTTCTCCTCAATCATATAACCAGAAATACCTCAAATTCTCTATCTAACCCATCTTCGTCCCTGCATAGTAATATCCGTCATTTTTACCCTTTAGCTCGCAGTGCTAATAATTGCAATAGTTTATTGGGTTTACGGTCATTTTCAGCTATCACATCTAGGGTTTCGGCTTTTGATAATGAATTTGAATTTGGGTCTAATGATTTGGCTTCATTTTATGATTTTGGACCTAAAGAAGATGAGGAGGTTGGTAAAATTCCTGTTAAAGCCTACTTTCTAAGTACCAG TATTGATTTGAAGAGAATGCAGTCAGACAATTTAATCAATGTTGTTCCTCCCACCTCTCGTTCTACGAATTATACCGTCCTCAGATATTGCGGGTTTCCTTCAGAAATGACA GCGCTTGGAGTCAAAGATTATATCAAATGCCAATATATGGTTGTATTCCATTATGGATCCGCTGTTCTTTTTAATATTGAAGACCATGAAGTTGAAAACTACTTAGAAGTAGTAAGAAGATATGCTTCTGGATTACTTCCTGAGATGAGGAAAGATG ATTATGCCATAAAAGAGAAACCACTTCTGGTTGAGGATATGCGGGGAGGTCCAGATTACATAGTTCTTAAAACTTTAGATACAGATAGTATTCGCATTATGGGAAGTGTGCTTGGGCAAAGCATTGCTTTGGACTACTTCGTTTCACAG GTTGATGGCATGGTTGAAGAGTTTGCTGGCATAAACCGTGCGATGGAAAAAACTGGAACTTTTACTATGGATAGAAAGAAACTGATACAACTTGTTGGAAAGGCTAATTCAAATTTAGCTGACGTCATTCTCAAAGTCGGTCTATTTGAAAG ATCAGAAATTGCTTGGAGAGATGCAAAATATGCTCAAATTTATGAGTACCTTAGAGAGGAATATGAGGTTACTCAACGCTTCGGGAATTtggatttcaaattaaaatttgtagaG CACAACATTCATTTCCTTCAAGAAGTTATTCAAAACAGACGGTCGGATCTCTTAGAATGGTGCATCATATTCCTGTTGAGCGTCGAGAATATTATATCATTGTATGAGATTGTCAAGGGATAG
- the LOC126687603 gene encoding uncharacterized mitochondrial protein AtMg00310-like, whose translation MAVPVFSMSCFLLPKRLCKEINKIISNFWWGQKNGERRMHWVAWSRLCKSKESGGLGFRDLETFNLALLAKQGWRFLTQPESLLSRVFKSKYFPFGSFLEANTHSNGSWAWKSLLKGREVLKLGVRWQVRSGREISIRHDPWLPTVFPFKVAEDVVIRII comes from the coding sequence ATGGCGGTGCCGGTGTTCTCTATGTCGTGTTTTCTCCTTCCTAAGAGGCTTTGtaaggaaataaataaaatcatctCCAACTTTTGGTGGGGGCAAAAGAACGGAGAGAGAAGGATGCATTGGGTAGCTTGGAGTCGGTTATGCAAGTCGAAGGAATCGGGTGGTCTTGGTTTCAGAGATCTTGAAACTTTCAATTTGGCTCTTTTGGCCAAGCAAGGTTGGCGCTTCTTAACTCAGCCGGAGTCCCTTCTTTCGAGAGTTTTTAAGAGTAAATATTTCCCCTTTGGCTCCTTTTTGGAGGCAAATACGCACTCAAATGGGTCATGGGCGTGGAAATCTCTCCTCAAAGGTCGAGAAGTTCTGAAGCTGGGTGTGAGATGGCAAGTGCGTTCAGGAAGGGAGATTTCCATCCGCCATGACCCATGGTTGCCTACTGTCTTTCCGTTTAAGGTGGCTGAAGACGTGGTCATCCGGATCATATGA